In Isosphaera pallida ATCC 43644, the sequence ATCGGAACCGCGCGGCGAATCGTGCATAACCCGTCGTCGAACGTGAGAATCATGGTCTGATCAGAAATGGGTTGTGAATGCTGGTTGTGATCGCTGAAATTGATCGATTTCCATCCTCGTTCGACCAATCCGTTTAAAAGTCGCTCGAACCGATCTGGCTCCAGCGAGATCGGCGACCTTGACGTGTCCAGTGAATGAAACATGAGAATCGCCGGTACGTTCATGTGTAAAATCATCTGTCTAGTCCAGCACTCATTCGTTGTTGAGATGGCGTGTTGTTTGAAACGACTTGTGGGGGAGGAGTGACCATCGCTTGGGCGACGGAAACCTTACGTCCGGTTCGACAAGCAAGTTCCACTGCTTCGACCATTTGGACAGCCCGCAACCCATCGTATCCCGTAGCGAGCGAAGGAAGGGATTGGGGTCGCGGAGATGCGCTGAACTGTACAAGCTCGCGGACCAGCGACCGTTCCCCGCCATGCCGAGCTCGGTGAAGCCGTTCCCGGATTCGGGCAGCGAGAAATCGATCCCGATGGATTCGTCCTCGCTGATCAAGTCGAATCAGTGACCACGGAGTGGTTTGGACTTCGACACGTCCCTGCTCCCCAACGGCCCGCAATTCGAGATAGCCTCGGGTTTTGCGCCAGGAGGCAGTGATTTGACAACACGCCCCCGACGCATAGTGGAAGGTGGCGTGTGTCTCCAAGTCGATCGCGTCGGGTTGAGGGGTCAAAGGGATCGACCAGGCCGACACATCGATGGGTTCACCCAGAAGAAGTCGAGCCAAATCGCAGGCGTGGGAGCCGTTGTCGAGGAAGGCTCCACCACCCGACAATGATCGCTTGCCATGCCAACCGGCGAGAAACTCGGGAGACGCGGCGTGACCGATGGCGATTTCGAGGGATTGCAGTTTGCCGATCGCGCCCGACGCGATCAACTGGATCGCCTTTTCGATAGGAGGAAAAAAGCGGTGATTGAATCCGACCGCAAGATGCAAGCGCATCCGATTAGACAGATCAAGAAGTCGAAAAGCGTGATCGCTGCTGGTAGTGATTGGTTTCTCAATCAGAATATTCAAACCAGCCTCAAGACAGAGATAAGCGGATTCCACATGGTCGGTGTGAGGTGTGGCGATTGCCGCTGCGTCAAACTCGTGTCGATCAAGCGCGTCTTGAAGACCGCGAATCATGGGAACGCCTAGATCGTTAGCCAAACGATGGGCGATTTCCGGCTCACAATCGTAAACGGCCGCGAGACGATGTCCCGGTGTGGCAGCGATCGACTTGGCTCGGCGGCGTCCCTGCCCGCCGCAGCCAATCACCAACCAACGGGTTTGAGCATGACGATGCGACGAAGGACCGGGCATTAAACGACTCCAGAATCCGTGAGAGTAAGAGAGCAGTTGGTCGTGAAGAACGGTCAACGGAGCCGAGGAGACGACTCCTCGAAGGGGCGGGCTAGATTCCACGTGGGATGGAGTCTTCCTGATGCGTCGGCGTCGGGTTGAGAGGGTTCCGAAGACGGCGGAAGGAGTTGAGGTGACTGAAGCGCGAGGAACCAACGTTCGGAAAGAGCCTGAATGACAAGATCGGGCTTGAACTCCTCAATCAGTTTCGCGGGGAACTCATTCTGGAAGACACCAATGATTTCAGAACATTCATGAGCGAGCAGGCGAGTCGCGGACGTAAAAAACGAATCATGGAGAAGCACCACGCGCGGACGATTCCGCAACGAAGCCGCCTTGCAACGATAATGGTTGATAGTCGAATCAGACGATTCAACTTGGTTGACCGTATGGGGATGATTCCAGATCAACGAGTCGAACGGTTCGTCAAAGGGACGCGACAGCCCAGTTCGCCGAATCCACGGTTCGGACAACCCAGCGATTCGGGTCAGGTCGAAAGGCTGCTCTTTGGGGATGGTTGAATCGACTTGAAACAGGTCAACCCAAGAGTCGGATGATTCTGATTCGCTTGAATCGCCGATTTGACGTAGGCGAGCCACGATCGGTCTTAACCCGTGTATCATCCCTAGCAGATTCCAATGAGAATCCGTTCGGTAAGCCAAACATTGACCCGATTGAGCGATTTGACTTAAAAAAATACGCAAGTCAATCAACTCAAACCGCTTGTCAGGTTGAAGTTGGTTAAGAGCAAGTTCTTGATTGAACGTGC encodes:
- a CDS encoding Gfo/Idh/MocA family protein, whose product is MPGPSSHRHAQTRWLVIGCGGQGRRRAKSIAATPGHRLAAVYDCEPEIAHRLANDLGVPMIRGLQDALDRHEFDAAAIATPHTDHVESAYLCLEAGLNILIEKPITTSSDHAFRLLDLSNRMRLHLAVGFNHRFFPPIEKAIQLIASGAIGKLQSLEIAIGHAASPEFLAGWHGKRSLSGGGAFLDNGSHACDLARLLLGEPIDVSAWSIPLTPQPDAIDLETHATFHYASGACCQITASWRKTRGYLELRAVGEQGRVEVQTTPWSLIRLDQRGRIHRDRFLAARIRERLHRARHGGERSLVRELVQFSASPRPQSLPSLATGYDGLRAVQMVEAVELACRTGRKVSVAQAMVTPPPQVVSNNTPSQQRMSAGLDR
- a CDS encoding alginate O-acetyltransferase AlgX-related protein, whose protein sequence is MFDSSTPTSPRWAQWFLVILFVATLYLPVLTTRWLDSPCLLMPEQRLARPFPSFPQKMSHWKRMPSELENALLDRIGFRCEALQVRLLWKYGLFGQLPSGLVVLGSNHWLYLDASHSIRPNWNEPLRQRIVQTNLDRLRQRRDWLAARGIPLWVVLAPEKQTIHPESAPARFLERWNEEIGTFNQELALNQLQPDKRFELIDLRIFLSQIAQSGQCLAYRTDSHWNLLGMIHGLRPIVARLRQIGDSSESESSDSWVDLFQVDSTIPKEQPFDLTRIAGLSEPWIRRTGLSRPFDEPFDSLIWNHPHTVNQVESSDSTINHYRCKAASLRNRPRVVLLHDSFFTSATRLLAHECSEIIGVFQNEFPAKLIEEFKPDLVIQALSERWFLALQSPQLLPPSSEPSQPDADASGRLHPTWNLARPFEESSPRLR